The nucleotide sequence AGAGCATCAATACACACAATATTTATGAACGTCTATAGAAATTATCGGAGAGTTTTAATTCATGTAGTCGACATCACATAATGGAATAAAAACTTGATTCAATGTTTCCCATTACAGGAAGGCAGCATCACAGTGAACTAAACATCTCTGTGCATGCATGGCTGGATTGTTTTCTTAAGCATATAGCTAGAGAAGAATCAAGCATTTGGCCAATAGCAATTGCTTGAGATTGGGAACTAAACATCTCTCgggttaattaatttattttagagtTTGGCTTTGAtaagaattaatttaagaaGATGATGAGGGATTAGTTGGCTGCTGTTGGATATGAATCCGTTTTCTGTAAGTATTTATAAGGATTTGATTATCTTATTTCAAACCATACTTTCCTACATTATGTGACAATTCTCTGCTTGGCAGGCTGCTGTTTGGAACAAGGACTTTGGAcagaaagggaaaggaaaagaaaactactgacatattttatatatggttATGCTTACATATCtacaaaaatattcattttcccttttctttttgtcttttctctttcctttcacAAATCCTGTAGTTACTAAAGCAGCATTAAAGTGATGCCGAAcgtgaaaaagaaggaaattagTAAGTCTTACTAGCACCTCAATCCTTTCGTTTTCCTTTCCATGGAAAATTCCTAGTTCCAAACACAGCCTTATTGTTTAACGGGCTCAAGCCATCTGTTAATTTGGTGCAAAATGTCTCCTTGTATCAAATTCATCAAACCTTCTCAAATTTGCCGCAGGTAGCGCTAGCTGTTTTGATCTTTCAATCAACATGCCATTTAATAGacataataatgataataattaaaaagacaCAGATTGCTCAACATATCCTTCAAATTTGaactttgaagaaaaatatttacattaatgaACAATGAATTTGAGCTTTGCTGGAACGCTCAATTAAAAAGTATATAATTTACATGCAAGCCACTCAATATATACAAATCCATAATATGCGTCACATTGACAAAATAAATCCATGCAAACGAccaaaaacacatatatatcaTCTTCGTCGAATTTGAATCTTACCCTCAGCATCTTCATTCATAATGGGCAAAACCTGATAAGGGGGAAAGCCCCTCCAGATCTCAGGCTTCTTCAACTGATGCCCAATCTGTGCAAACTTATCAGCCACTCTATTCCCTTCCCTATAAACATGAGTCACAATGCAATTCTTGACTTCTGGAATCATCGAATGAATGTCACTCACATGCCTCTGTGCTTCTGCACATCTAAGCACAAGTCTTCTCTGCCAAGAGATTATTTCAATCAACGTCTTCGAATCGCCTTCGAGCCAGACATCGTCCCACCCGTTCTCGAGCACCAGCTCGAGGCCTCGGCGAAGTGCCACCAGCTCCGCAATGGTGCTGGTGCTTCTGCCTATGGACTCGGCGTAGCCAAGCACAAACTCGGCCTTGTGGTTTCTGAACACTCCTCCAATGCTGGCTTTTCCTGTCTTCCCCTTGCATGAACCATCAAAGTTTAGCTTAGTCCACCCAATTTCGGGCCTTTCCCATGCCAGGTGGATCGGCTCTCTGTGCCCGTTCCTGGTTATCAAAAACCTGACAGGACTTCGCGTAATTTGTTTTCGACATCGAAAAACATTAGAGATGGCCAGCATCATCGTATtcctagatatatatatatatatataacgtcTATTCTTCTTGCCAACTTTAATAGAAAAAGCTTCAACTATAACCCAAAGAAAATTAATGATGGGTTTGAAGAATGtagaaaattaattgatatgtatatatacacatatatgtacTTCAGTAAGCccacaaaagaaaatataaacgGCAATGCAAGGGTCAAGGATGAACACATGCAGAACGGTTGGTTTTATTAAGAtggtaaaagaagaaaatgaatgaattaacaaTGCACGAGCACTGAGAAAACCTATGACTTCAAAGAAAATACAGAAAACATTTCCAGGAAAATGGACTAATTAAGGCAGCAACGTTGATATGATCATATGAATTAATGAAGTTGAGTACATTGAACTCTTTCCATTGTTATAAGCAAAAGTGGGAGCATGGAGAGGGGGAAATAGAATCAGAATATCACACGAACAAGCAATGATTGGATTCCCAGAAGATGAAGATAGAATATTCTCCTGTACTTCAAAGGTTTCCTCTTCACGGAAGAATTTCTTGAAAGGCAAGAAGACTGCATGAGAATATGTGGTTTGCTCGACAAAGAGAGAGCGGATGCCTCATAATTACGGTGGCCATTGAATAACTTCCCAAATAACCACTTTTATCTATAGAAATGGTGGCTTAACCAATAATTTAGGGGGTGTTTTGCTGTTTTCTAAGGTTGATTGAGGTCTAAGTTTGTCTAGCCGCCGTGGCCATGGCTGCTGAGGCTGGGCCATGTTTGGACAGGCGTTTCTGAAATTGGGCCATCTCTTTATCTTCTCGGGGCCAAATCTGGGCTCAATCTACCATTCCAAGCCCATCCAAACAAGCACTGTAATATCTCAGCCCACCCGAAAAGCCCAAATTTTGTTTTACGTAAACAGAGTGTCGCATTGTAATCTCTAATCCCATTGCTCTTTCTGTGGGTTGTgttagacatggccacggttcatgaaccgccggttccggttcatgaaccgccggttccggttcaagaaatctttgaacctgaaccgaaccgcccaagggcggtttgggacggttcggttccggttccggttcgtgccggttcggtcaacggtttggaccggttcggtcaacggtttgagccggttcggtcaacggttccggttccggttcaaaccgaatttttttaatttttttttaaatattgttgtattcaattttggtccttgttccgttgttcggttcggtttggtttcgatttttaattgttaaatgtaattgtaaatataaatattctcaaccatatttttaataaaaaaacactactaaaaattgaagaaatataagtaataatttcattaaaaataattaaaacaactaaacaagtatgtaatataagtaattaatttttacaaatgtgaaaaataaaaaataaaaaatagaattagacttaatttcattaaaaaataattacaacaaaaatgtaatacaagtaattaatttttacaaatgtgaaaaaaaataaaatatggacttggatcctacgcatcttcattggagtcggaagtcgccgttgttgaaccatcattaacccattcgtcagatgatgatgaatggataagttcttcttgacgtcgcatgttagctctttcccaatcatcgaggcaaacttgagcttccaatgattctggagccaatcttgatcttctttcgtccaaaatgttgcctccactactgaatgtttgttcaacggctacagttgaagctggaactgcaagaagttgacttgcaataattgcaagagttggaaatgtctccttgtgccttttccaccactccaaaatttcaaaatttaaacctgtatcatcaccaaactcaaaaactgtggttagataagtttcgagctccgaatgtgagctcgatctaggttttttcctcctttgatctaaaaatttatgaccccatttcattggttgggaggaagaggaatgcggagccatggatggaaatgattcttcactactaggagcaataacatatgcttcatataattgattgcataaagttctaaccttagaaattataatattcacatcaatttcttcattattttctaatcctaacaacgaataatagttagacaaacactcaattaaaccatcaaatttacacctaggatcaaataccatagtaacaagaaaaatttcaggaataaattgataataacgtaaccatttttctctcatttctaaaacagcatgacaaatttcttcaacattaattccttccattaatacaccggccacattcattgcttctattaaaaattgatgtgaagttggtttataaacactactaagtgtatgagtagcatcattaaaaattcgtaaaatattcaaaattgaactacaaacattccacatagttggaaaaataggatattgtggaatataatttgctgcaaaagaacacaataaatctttatattcaaaagattgattaagtaatttaaaagttgagttccaacgagtagggacatcttttgaaaaacgttttggggtttgaccattggaggtgcaaaaatgtgcccatgcttttgcagttcgagggtgtacccaaatataagaaataacatttctaattggatctaaataagaattaagtgacttaataccatcttgaacacataaatttaaaacatgacatgcacatctaacatgaaaaaatcttccaccaaaatttggttggcaaattcttttcaattcattaatagaagcagtattagccgatgcattatcaaaagaaattgaaaaaattctattaactaatctatattcttgtaaaatttgttgaattattctacaaatattttcagcattatgactttcatcaaaacatcgatacgcaagaattcttttttgtaaaacataattttcatcaacccaatgacaagtaatacccatatatgaatgagtttgccaatgatcactccaaatatcactacaaatagaaacattaatattattgttttgaaaatatgttatcaattcaatttttgagtttttaaacaattttaacaaattccttttcaaagtatttctaggaattgatttaaaactaggattaacaaagttttgacaaaatcgagtaaaacctaatttttcaccaaaactaaaagataaatgatcaattgctaccatttcagctaaaccagacctacaattagcttcattataatgaaataattgaggagagtttgaagaggtagcaaacccggatatttgtgtttgatcgcggctcaatccaaccttgagcgggtgctttgtttgcaaatgtcgggcgaaagtaccatatccacctccttgcttgaatttgtatacttgattacaataattacaagatacatcaaatttaccatctccttttggtgttttcttgaaatgaatattaaaaatatcagaagtagaaatttttccacctcccttttgttgagtttcactctcttgtgtttgaaaattttgagcttcaaactcaacattttcaacatttctaccttcacttgccatttttttgaaaaaagtatgataataaaaaaatataataatgataaaataatatagtaacaagtaataaataattaataatataattgaataaattgataaataacaaaatgagaagattgaagaaattgaaattaaaatattaaatgagagacaaaattgagagaataataatagcttgagacttgagagagagagagagagagatagagagaaagtgtgaaaaatgagtgggggagggaggggtatatatagataggaattataaaatttaaaaaaaaaaaaaaagtttgagggggggggggggggggggggggggttccaacggtccaatccaatttggaccgttggggggggggggggggggggggggggctgtcgtccaacggtccaatttggaccgttggggggggggggggggggctgtccaacggtccaatttggaccgttgggggggggggggggggggggggcgcgccgcgcacgggggggaggggggggggccgcgcacggggggagggggggggtgcaccgtgcgcggccgcacgcgcacggggggggaggggggccggttccgcggaccggaaccggcggttccggttccggttccgcggaccggaaccggcggttccggttccggttccgcggaaccggcggttccggttccgcggaaccggcggttccggttctccggaaccttgaaccggaaccggaccgaatttcgccggttcggtccggttccggttccggttccggttcggccggttccgggtccggttccggccggtccggttccggttcgaaccgccggtccggttcaattttggccatgtctaggtTGTGTAAACATCAGATGCAACAATAATGGGAGGCCTTGGTATAAGTTAGTGGGTGCTGTGGATTTGATGATTCCTCTCAAAATCACACATGCACGGAAATGAACATTCAACACATAAGTGTAAAGATTCATTTTGATTAacttagtattttatatgtgccCCAAGTATAGATCGAGCAAGCAATAAGTCATGAATTTGATTCTCGTCTTGCACTATGAGACGAAGCCTCACACttgcaatttatttattttaacgtAATCAAATGCATGAAAGCACTTGGGGTGCGCAAGAACGGTCATCCCAAATTAGTATTTTACGTCGATCAAAAAAATTTTActaagtattttaaaaaatttacataattCACACCTCTCAAATCTCTTAAttatcatcttctttttgtcttGTGTCCACCAAAAAACTACATCCATATAATTAATAGGCTTacaaattttcttttgttattaaattaacCAACCTTAATTTTGATCGGTTCCTATATCTTTAGTAACACAAGATTAAATTAACTAACCCAAGATTTATGTTGGCTTTCAAATTTACATTGAAGTCAATATTTGTGGCTCGACGGGGCAATTCAAGACACGCATGCAACAGTGATTgatcatataaattttagatCTTCAGCCATCTTTATTCATTAGCATATTCTCAATAAAGTCATTATATTGTATCATATGTCATGTATTTCCCACACCAAATTGTATACTTAATGTATGCAATAATTTTTCATCCacaagtaaataattattttgttaaattgatagtttaaaattcaaatatacaaaaaaattaacaagcaGAACTCATACAGCTCTGGAACAACAAATTGACAACCAAAGGATGGTTTTGTATGGCAATTAACAAGCAACATGCTACACTATGTATGTGCCACTGAATTGATGGTTCAAGGCTTCCGTTCCATATCCAAGTTGAAAAATTCAGCAGCAAAGTATGTTCCACATCCATGTCTGAAGAAATTGTGCTTTTAAAACTGCTCATTTCCAATAAGCCACAGCCAACCAAGAGCAACTCCAGAGAATATGCCCCCTAGAAGACACAGCACAAGCAAATTCCCCAGTGCATTTTGCTCCGGACCCTACAAGAACCCAAATATCAAGAAGAACTCGATCATCAGCAGCGAAAAGCAGTTTCAAATCTGTCGAACAATATTACATGAGATGAAAAATAACTAACCTTGTAGCCCTTTGGAGCTTCTGTGAGGATGCAGACGGTGAGATAGCCATTTGTCAGTCCCAACAAGGATGTCAGCATTATCATCCATCCCTGATCGCCATATTTTGCAGTGAAATAGAATGCAGGGATGAACAAGAAGCGAGACATCGTTGCAAGCATAAGCCCTCTTCTCGATTTTAACTTGAGGCTTTTGATAAGGGGAATGTATCGTGATATAAAATCACAAGTGTTGTACATTGCTATCAGAACAAGTGCGTACCTGGAAGATTACATAGAGCAATCTGAATAATTTCTGATAGTTCCCATAATCTGCGAGCGTACAAGTGTAAATACAGATTTTGTTTATGAATAATCTAGTGAAGTGGTAATAGATGAGATGATCAGTGACCAGAATTGAACTCAAGGAACTTTCAGTAGGGACTGCTATAGATTGTTGGGAGGCTAAATGGTGTGCTGTTTGTTTCCCCTGAAAATTTCAGTGATCGTTATAAAGACCTTCAGAAGACAAGCAAAAGAAactttaataaaatcattttctttACATTTTAGTGAAGGAATTCGAAACTTGATTGTCAATAGACACTAGActaaatcttttttcttttctagtgCGGTTCTGTTAGGctgtgaaaataaaaacactaatgCTGAATGTGTGTAAAAGAAATGTTGAAATAATACAAAACACGACAGAATCCCAAGTACAGAAGAGAGAGTCTCCTTTTTTGAAATGTTGAATTATCACTTACCAGGAGCCCAATTGGTGTGATCCCGTGTTTTCATACAAGAAGCCAGGGAAAATTGACAAAGTCAGGACATAAATCAAGATCAAATCCAATGCATAGTCTATGTTCTGAAAGAATAATTGTTTGTTGCTTAGTCGCTGTTGCAGTTTATCACCATCTTCACCCTGTGATGCATGGATGCCATAGCTTGTTTAGAGTTCTGCATCagaacattttttttgtttttgtttttgtttttttaaagtACATTTGGCATAAGACTCGAATCAGAGTTTACATACTCCTTGGCTTGCTTCTGTTGGAATGCCGGCAGCTGCAAGGTCTGATGAAACAGTTTTTGATCCTTCTGATGCTGCCTTTGCGCGGTAGTACTTCACAATCGGTAGTCTAGGGAAGAAGAATGCATATAGGAAGATGCATACAAACTCGAAGAGTGTCGAGATTGCAAGGAATAACACTGCAAATAGACAACAGTAGTAGATGTAGttagcaataaataaaatatggctTGTTTCTATAGTTTAAAGCATCAGTTATTGATTCAAATCCCATGGCCTTAACTAATTTCCTCCATTTAATATAATGATGTCTGAAATTTTGGTTGGCTTTGGCTATAAGATTAATCAAAGAACTGAACCAAAACATCAGATTAACAACATTCAAATAGTTTTTCTCCACAAGGGATATTTTATCAATGAGAGAAAATTTACATACTAACTCCCTTGCGAAGACCATTATTGGAGTTTTCAAATGCAGCTTTGGAGATTAGCCTCAAGGCAGAGGTGAGAACTCCTGATGCAGCCATACCAGCTAGGAAGGACTGCAAGTTTCATTGCAGCAATGTTTGTAAAGCTTGAGATATGATCTAAATAGCTAGAGAAACAAAGCAACAAAAGAATTGGAAGAAATATGGCTCTAACTGCATGCTTACTTGGATGAACTCGGGGGACATGAACGATAGGTCTCCGACTAATCCTCCTTCAACATGAGCATCTGCGACTCCAAAGGCAGCAACAATGATACATATGCCAATATAATTTCCAATTCCTCCCTTTCCTGATGTGGCTAAATCCAACTGTACAAACGAAAGAAATGGCGGCCTGATTTGGTGAGCCTATAGACCAAAACACTGATAAAGATTTAAGAGTATCTGCAGTACTTACAACTAGGAGAGCCAAGGTGCTTAGGAAGAAAAGGATGAATCCGGTCAAGTTACGCCGCCTTGTATCAATCCTCGACTCAAAATGTGCAAGTATAGCCATTGTTACAAGTGCAAATGGTTGATAAACCAGTGTAAGTACCCTTGCAGGATGGTAGTGCTTCAAAAAAAGAACTACTTCATCAAATTAATGctgttgaaatattttaaaaattacaagtCTATTACAAAATCAAATCTGTTACAACCAATTTAATTCTTACACAGAATTGGCAGACATCACATACAGGTTTTTCAAACAATTGAAAGAATCTCACAATAAATTTTCATGCGTCAGTTGTTACAAAACTGCCATCAATCATATATTAACCGCCATGAAGGAACCCTAGCTTCTCATGAATAATGAAATGACATTCTTACTTGAAGGGAGATGACTCACACAAACAGAGGGGGGGGGAGTACCCAAGAAAGAAGGGTTCGGATTTTGTATTCAATAATCAGCACTCAAGACTGATTATGCGCTCGTGAGGTGTTTATATACTTGCACAATCCTACCTACTAGAAATCCAAACCGAACTAGCAGACAAAGGCATAACATTCTTAGCAGTCCTCTAAACAAATTAAGTATAGAATTCTAGAACAATAAAACCTaatctttacaaaaaaaaaatgtgttcttCTAAATAGGGACTCCTCCACAGAACCATAAACTAACCCAAATGTTAAAAATTGACATGGGTTCTCAACAATCATATTTCAATGAAAAATTAAGATCAAATTACTCACAAAGACTGCAATTAGATATCCCCAAATGGGTAGAGATTAGAGCTAAAAGGCAGGGGCTGCTTACTGGGAACAGTTTATAGTAGTAATCTCCTATTGTCAACATGCTGTTCCAGGAAACAAGAGCACCAAGTCCAAGGATCCAACAAACAACGATTGCCCCATACTTGCCCTgaaatatcaaaacaacaacacAGCCAAAAATCAATATTCTGGAAATAAGACAAACCCTTTAACCAGAAAGTTCGAGCAACAAACATCAAGCCTAAGTGGAGCTTCAGTTGCATCAGACATAGTCGTGACTTCTTCCCGCTCGCGCGTGcttcaaaaaatgtttatttactGCAAAAAAGTAAGGAtattggaagaaagaaacaTAGACATAGAACTTGAAACAGCTACATGTGGACAAATGCTGCAGATTAAAGATTCCtaaaacaagagagagtgagagaggacTTTCCTACAGATGATGAAAGAAGAGCGATGCAGAATGATAAATTGAAACACGTCTACCAACCACCAGGTATTGatttgagttttaatttattgttgCATCCCTGTTCTTGGCTCTACATTTTAATTAGTACAGCAGCTATTTGGTAGACCAGATGGTAAAGTTAGGTCACCTCATCAGCAGTTTCTCCATGCTTTTTCGCGGCCAAGTATAATACCAGGTTATAAGTAAAAAGACCTTGGTAGGGAGTTTTATTTAGGGAGGAGAGGGGAGGGATGAACGGTTAAGAGCTCAACCAAAATCTCACGAAGACGAGCATCAAGGTACATCTTTTGGACAGTCGATGTAACTATTTTCTTGAACAATTTCACATTCCTAGGCTTCCACTTAAACACAAAACTGAAGAAACGCACAATGCATGGCGGGCAACCCCGTAATCAAATTttgagaagaaaatggagaTACCTGGGCGACTGAATCTATGGCAGAAAACAGCAGGCAAACGGAGCAGCTGGAAAGAGGGTGTCAACAATTAtggatattatatatatatagatacatctATATCTATCATTAAATGATTGCTAAAATCAATACAATATTATATAATGTGATATATATGAAAAACGTAGCACTATTGAATGTTTGACTTGACACTGATGAAATCCCAAAGAGATATCGACGGTGGAAATACTTGAAAAGCGTTCCCACGGAGGAATCTgatgaatctctctctctctctctctctctacatatatatatatatatacacacacatacacatatatattattgatacaCCGGCGAGTTTGCAGGTGGGAACGCCGATGGCAAGGCAATTTTGAGTTTATATCCAGGGCAAAGTCGGTAAACAAACAGATGCACATGACATGGGATTGTCCTTCCTGGATTCCTTTGCCAGTAgcaacttttattttatttttttttggcagCCGACTAGCATGTCGTGGGGCTTATGACTTATCTTTTGTTCGTTACagttttttttgataaattaaattcCACCAAAGTAGACTGTAGTTTTGTCTATTACTACTATTAATTTGCTTTAGTGACGTTCGGTGTTTCTCAGCTCTTATTTTTCCAGAATTAGAATTGAAAGGTGTAACATTGATGAGAatcttttttcataaaatatttgaaaaaagattaaaattaaaatgttatgtgcataatagatatttattaaattttagtgattcaaaataacatattaaaaaatttatactaCATGTTAGGATTGGATCGTGTAAATCAAACACAAACATAAatcaactagaaattaaattgtGACACTTGACCGTTATTTGCATGCATGGTATGAGATGTGGGTTTGCTTGCTTAATTGTTAGGTGCATTAttgtctattttaatttatataaataaatgttaacATGTTAATTAGGGCCACATGTACAATGGAGATACTCTAAGATGAGAGTAGCCAAGGTAGGTGTCGTCGCTAAGAGACCGGTGCGTTCTGAACCTTCAAAGAGTTAAAAATCAAATAGAGTTAACTCTTGGAGAATAAACACTCattctaataaaaaatgtagaaaatgtggtAATTAGGGGTTTGCATGTCATATTGTGTGTGTTTGGATTTTCTGTACTTCAAATCTCATGGTGGCAGAATTTTGGTTCCacatgaaattacaaaaatacgtGTCCTTGAAGTTTTCTAAAGAcaacatattttctaaaatatgtaaattagAATTCAACTCTCGATTCAAATAAAAGACTCGACTCAAATAATTAGATTTATCTCAATTTGAATCCATATCTTCACTTGTCTAAACTGACTCATATGCTAGGATTTGACTGTTCATGTGGCACGATCATGACTTTTTTTTATCTCACAATACACTTACATAATAGCATGAAtttcaaaagataaatatatcatttattaaatatgagtattttattatatcttttATATACCAAAGTTGATTTGATTGTTGCAAGATATGTGAAGAGACTAAGCCTAGCCTTTGTAGGTCAAGCAAGTTTTAGATAAGTTTGGGACTAAAAATTTCTACCAAATACATTCGATTTTGAATAGAACTAATAGTGATCGACCCAAACCATTATCACCGTCATTTTCAAATGTTTATCTTATAAATGTCAAAGTTTGTTATAAGACTATTATTACATGACTTAAATATTAGGGAGACATTAAGACATATTATTTATTggtaattttatgttttgggatGAATGTGTGGACTCTCCATATTATACTCggctaaattttgattttataaaaaagaaaattataaataatttaaattataaattttgattttttatatttaatttaataattttttatattttagaaattatataaACAATGCACCAAATTCagaatgataattaataaatctcaaataatttatatttcataCACAATTTGCactattttacaaaaaaattatatctaccATAATCACTTAAAAAAGAATTCTAAATATGTATCGTTGAAGTTTGAATCTTTAAAActtaatatctttatatatataagtagaatagtctgaaatttttctttttccaaaacttgcattaataatttgcatttagtacttattgcattaataatttaaattttttaattacttcaAAATAATAAGCactaattactgtaaaattaataataaattttaaatatatgagtttttcaattcgggtttttcaatacattattatgtaaatattaaatatttaattaatttgtcaatcaatcaaaaataaatactatttatgaggaatatgaatagacacttaaaatattaattaagtcacagaaaattgtccattaaataaaatcttatctttatataatataataatatataatatattttattaaagtagaatagtttgcaatttttttttccctccaaaaatctgcTAAGCTATTTTTGcttctaaaatttgtattgaatttgcatgaattttttgagaaatattaatagacaacttgaactattaattaaataataaaaaattgtccatttatttaaaatcttatctttatatctttattctatatatatatatatataatatt is from Diospyros lotus cultivar Yz01 chromosome 2, ASM1463336v1, whole genome shotgun sequence and encodes:
- the LOC127794066 gene encoding equilibrative nucleotide transporter 3-like yields the protein MSDATEAPLRLDGKYGAIVVCWILGLGALVSWNSMLTIGDYYYKLFPHYHPARVLTLVYQPFALVTMAILAHFESRIDTRRRNLTGFILFFLSTLALLVLDLATSGKGGIGNYIGICIIVAAFGVADAHVEGGLVGDLSFMSPEFIQSFLAGMAASGVLTSALRLISKAAFENSNNGLRKGVMLFLAISTLFEFVCIFLYAFFFPRLPIVKYYRAKAASEGSKTVSSDLAAAGIPTEASQGGEDGDKLQQRLSNKQLFFQNIDYALDLILIYVLTLSIFPGFLYENTGSHQLGSWYALVLIAMYNTCDFISRYIPLIKSLKLKSRRGLMLATMSRFLFIPAFYFTAKYGDQGWMIMLTSLLGLTNGYLTVCILTEAPKGYKGPEQNALGNLLVLCLLGGIFSGVALGWLWLIGNEQF